The Nesterenkonia xinjiangensis genome contains a region encoding:
- a CDS encoding adenine phosphoribosyltransferase: MTDSLARAEALITLTPDYPEPGVLFRDISALLVDAEALRTVTEALIAPFAGTFDVVAGIEARGFLLAGTIAATSGVGMLPIRKAGKLPNPAASVEYHLEYGSAVIEAPGVLEPGARVLLVDDVLATGGTLAASRQIVAALGGEVAGAAVVLELEALGGRRTAGDVHALFHAAD; encoded by the coding sequence CTGACCGACTCTCTGGCCCGCGCCGAGGCGCTGATCACCCTGACCCCTGACTACCCGGAGCCGGGAGTGCTCTTCCGTGACATCTCGGCGCTGCTGGTGGACGCCGAGGCACTGCGCACGGTCACCGAGGCGCTGATCGCCCCCTTCGCCGGGACCTTCGACGTCGTCGCCGGGATCGAGGCCCGCGGCTTCCTCCTGGCCGGCACGATCGCCGCCACCTCAGGGGTCGGCATGCTGCCCATCCGCAAGGCCGGGAAGCTGCCGAACCCTGCCGCGAGCGTCGAATACCACCTGGAGTACGGCTCCGCGGTGATCGAGGCCCCCGGGGTGCTCGAGCCCGGAGCGCGGGTGCTGCTGGTGGATGATGTGCTCGCTACCGGAGGCACCCTGGCCGCCTCCCGGCAGATCGTCGCCGCGCTCGGTGGCGAGGTGGCCGGAGCCGCCGTCGTGCTCGAGCTCGAGGCACTGGGCGGCAGACGCACCGCCGGTGACGTGCACGCGCTGTTCCACGCCGCAGACTGA
- a CDS encoding LacI family DNA-binding transcriptional regulator, with translation MAVTSRDVAKLAGVSQPTVSRALRGDSKVSDRTRQAVLDAAEALGYVPSEAGRSLVTRQSRRIGVVVSDLTNPFYPYLIAPLHDELESRGYRMMVFTERSDQRMAASQLLTGSIDGAVLLTTVIGSPLPAELRRRGLPFVFLNREAGDGSGDAAVVDNVAGGRMAAHRLTQLGHRRIAGIFGPDQTSTGRERKLGFIMGLADAGVGLAEENTLEGPFESETGERGLRQLVDRPSDQWPTAVFCGNDVIAMGVINAAMTAGIQVPSDLSVLGFDDIPLASWEAFQLSTIGHDLDAMAASAARLLVQRLSPEGREKPAQRVVLRPELIERGTLRDLRTE, from the coding sequence ATGGCAGTCACCAGTCGTGACGTCGCGAAGCTGGCAGGAGTCTCGCAGCCGACGGTGTCCCGCGCGCTCCGCGGGGATTCCAAGGTCTCGGACCGCACCCGACAGGCCGTGCTCGACGCTGCCGAGGCCCTCGGCTACGTCCCGAGCGAGGCCGGGCGCAGCCTGGTCACCCGGCAGAGTCGCAGGATCGGCGTCGTCGTCAGCGACCTGACCAACCCGTTCTATCCGTACCTCATCGCCCCGCTGCACGATGAGCTGGAATCCCGTGGGTACCGGATGATGGTGTTCACGGAGCGGTCGGACCAGAGGATGGCCGCGTCTCAGCTCCTGACGGGCTCCATCGACGGGGCGGTGCTGCTGACCACGGTCATCGGCTCGCCGCTGCCGGCGGAGCTCCGGCGGAGGGGCCTTCCTTTCGTCTTCCTCAACCGCGAGGCCGGAGACGGCAGCGGGGATGCCGCCGTGGTGGACAATGTCGCGGGCGGGCGGATGGCCGCGCATCGCCTGACCCAGCTGGGTCATCGGCGCATCGCCGGGATATTCGGTCCCGACCAGACGAGCACCGGGCGGGAGCGGAAGCTCGGATTCATCATGGGACTGGCCGATGCCGGCGTCGGGCTGGCTGAGGAGAACACCCTCGAGGGTCCGTTCGAATCTGAGACGGGGGAGCGGGGCCTGCGCCAGCTGGTCGATCGGCCGTCGGACCAGTGGCCGACGGCGGTCTTCTGCGGCAATGACGTGATCGCGATGGGAGTCATCAACGCGGCGATGACCGCAGGGATTCAGGTGCCGAGCGATCTCAGCGTGCTGGGCTTCGACGACATCCCCCTCGCCTCCTGGGAGGCGTTCCAGCTCTCGACCATCGGGCACGACTTGGACGCTATGGCAGCCAGCGCCGCACGGCTGCTGGTGCAACGGCTGAGCCCGGAAGGGCGGGAGAAGCCTGCCCAGCGTGTCGTCCTGCGACCGGAGCTCATCGAGCGAGGGACCCTGCGCGACCTTCGGACCGAGTGA
- a CDS encoding nitrilase-related carbon-nitrogen hydrolase: MTIRVAACQVDVDVDDPGAEAVDAAVREAASAGAQLIVLPELAFSGYVFESIEEARLAAQPLDGPYVTGIRRLSQETGSVIVAGFCELGEGGAVHNSAMVVQDGELLGCYRKAHLWDRESDFFTPGDAAPLVIDTAVGRLAVLICYDLEMSDWVGTAAAAGAEIIAAPCNWPLLERPAGERPLEVVKAQAVAGAFKVHIVVADRCGHERGVDWIGGSVICENTGYPAAGPATGDDGPARPVVLTADLDPASSRNKSLGPRNGVWDDRRPELYWIGCP, from the coding sequence GTGACGATCCGAGTAGCCGCATGTCAGGTGGACGTGGACGTGGACGATCCCGGTGCGGAGGCCGTCGACGCCGCAGTGAGGGAGGCGGCGTCGGCGGGAGCCCAGCTGATCGTGCTCCCCGAGCTGGCCTTCAGCGGGTACGTGTTCGAGTCGATCGAGGAGGCCCGGCTCGCCGCCCAACCGCTGGACGGACCGTACGTCACCGGCATCCGACGCCTGTCGCAGGAAACCGGAAGCGTCATCGTGGCCGGATTCTGCGAGCTGGGCGAGGGCGGCGCCGTCCACAACAGTGCGATGGTCGTCCAGGACGGTGAGCTCCTGGGGTGCTACAGGAAGGCCCACCTCTGGGATCGGGAGTCCGACTTCTTCACCCCGGGGGATGCCGCCCCGCTCGTCATCGACACCGCGGTGGGCAGGTTGGCCGTGCTGATCTGCTATGACCTGGAGATGTCCGACTGGGTGGGGACCGCGGCAGCGGCCGGTGCTGAGATCATCGCGGCTCCGTGCAACTGGCCCCTGCTGGAGCGGCCGGCCGGCGAGCGGCCTCTCGAAGTCGTGAAGGCTCAGGCCGTGGCCGGAGCGTTCAAGGTGCATATCGTGGTGGCCGACCGCTGCGGACACGAGAGAGGCGTCGACTGGATCGGGGGAAGCGTGATCTGTGAGAACACCGGGTATCCGGCGGCCGGCCCTGCCACCGGCGACGACGGTCCGGCGCGTCCTGTGGTGCTCACCGCGGACCTGGATCCCGCCAGCTCCAGGAACAAATCGCTGGGCCCCCGCAATGGCGTGTGGGACGACCGTCGTCCGGAGCTCTACTGGATAGGCTGTCCATGA
- a CDS encoding ester cyclase, which translates to MLDKVAYEPWQDPDDFIREVTDLIWVQRNIGFIEENYQPDSIVHGSLGTVVGRDGVVEGSLMRIAETPQHVGQAEDVIWEARGDDAFLSSHLVFSSDALSIGASPQEIRHRTIANCLYRRGRMVEEWVARDDLAHVLQLGQDPDEVARSRTFQGYVGSFLEPAPEDVLSVGDSGPRPDDFRSECEMVLEFIETVWNRRDLSRLPDFMVRDLFLHTIGDRTVLRPDGYQRELLRMLSPFPDAQFEVRDVQTNHAERYAGLRVAVTWKMTGTYSGMDHFGPLTGKPVDVLGISQFLIRDGRIEREVRVYDEIALRSQINSTRGDGDVPFTNIY; encoded by the coding sequence ATGCTGGACAAGGTGGCCTATGAGCCGTGGCAGGACCCGGACGATTTCATCCGCGAGGTGACTGATCTGATCTGGGTGCAACGAAACATCGGATTCATCGAGGAGAACTATCAGCCGGACTCGATCGTCCACGGTTCGCTCGGCACGGTGGTCGGTCGCGACGGCGTCGTCGAAGGCTCCCTGATGCGGATCGCGGAGACTCCTCAGCATGTTGGCCAGGCGGAGGACGTCATCTGGGAGGCTCGTGGAGACGACGCGTTTCTGAGCTCCCACCTGGTCTTCTCCTCCGACGCGCTGTCCATCGGTGCGTCGCCCCAGGAGATCCGACACCGGACGATCGCGAACTGCCTCTACCGTCGCGGTCGCATGGTCGAGGAGTGGGTCGCGCGTGATGATCTCGCCCATGTGCTCCAGTTGGGCCAGGACCCCGACGAGGTGGCGCGCAGCAGGACGTTCCAGGGCTACGTGGGGTCCTTCCTCGAGCCGGCTCCGGAAGACGTCCTGAGCGTCGGCGACAGCGGGCCGCGCCCGGACGACTTCCGCTCTGAGTGCGAGATGGTCCTGGAGTTCATCGAGACCGTGTGGAACCGCCGGGATCTGAGCCGACTGCCCGATTTCATGGTGCGCGACCTCTTCCTCCACACCATTGGTGACCGGACCGTGCTCCGTCCTGACGGATACCAGCGGGAACTCCTCCGGATGCTCTCGCCGTTCCCCGACGCACAGTTCGAAGTCCGGGACGTCCAGACCAACCACGCGGAGCGCTATGCCGGGCTGCGCGTCGCGGTGACCTGGAAGATGACCGGCACCTACAGCGGCATGGACCATTTCGGCCCGCTGACGGGGAAGCCTGTGGACGTGCTGGGCATCTCGCAGTTCCTCATCCGGGACGGGCGCATCGAGAGGGAGGTTCGGGTCTACGACGAGATCGCCCTCCGCTCCCAGATCAACAGCACCCGCGGTGACGGCGACGTGCCCTTCACCAACATCTACTGA
- the hisD gene encoding histidinol dehydrogenase, which translates to MAYHLKSATTSSFTDRTHEDTSQRVRAIVEEIRRDGSAAVRRYSETFDSWNPETFRLDEATIDRVIRSLPRQVIDDIVFVQDQVRNFAQAQRQSLQDVEVETLPGVTLGHRHIPIDAVGAYIPGGRYPLTASAHMTIVTAKVAGVPRVVACTPPIRGQVPAATIAAMHLAGADEIHVLGGVQAVASMAVGTEEMDPVNLIAGPGNAYVAEAKRQLFGEVGIDLFAGPTEILIVADETADPFTVAVDLLSQAEHGPDSPAVLVTTSDSLGRKVMELVEKILPGMSTEDFAAPAWRDHGQVVVCDDLDEAWSVADSMAFEHVQVFTAEPREALDRMSNYGALFLGEETCVSYGDKVIGTNHVLPTLGASRYTGGLWVGKYLKTATYQRITDTGSSAELGRVCGRAARVELFEGHARSGDVRAWRYAGETFDWIDEVLDKEVTA; encoded by the coding sequence ATGGCGTATCACCTCAAATCAGCCACCACCTCCTCGTTCACGGACCGCACCCATGAGGACACCTCGCAGCGCGTCCGCGCCATCGTGGAGGAGATCCGCAGGGACGGATCCGCCGCCGTCCGGCGGTACTCCGAGACATTCGACAGCTGGAACCCCGAGACCTTCCGCCTCGATGAGGCCACGATCGACCGCGTCATCCGTTCCCTACCCCGGCAGGTCATCGATGACATCGTCTTCGTCCAGGACCAGGTCCGGAACTTCGCCCAGGCACAGCGGCAGTCCCTGCAGGACGTCGAGGTCGAGACGCTGCCCGGCGTGACCCTCGGTCACCGCCACATCCCCATCGACGCCGTGGGCGCGTATATCCCCGGCGGCCGCTACCCCCTCACCGCATCAGCCCACATGACCATCGTGACCGCCAAGGTCGCAGGGGTTCCCCGAGTGGTGGCCTGCACCCCTCCGATTCGGGGCCAGGTCCCCGCGGCCACGATCGCAGCGATGCACCTGGCCGGAGCCGATGAGATCCACGTCCTCGGAGGGGTCCAGGCCGTCGCCTCGATGGCCGTCGGCACCGAGGAGATGGATCCCGTCAACCTGATCGCCGGCCCCGGCAATGCGTACGTGGCCGAGGCCAAACGCCAGCTGTTCGGCGAGGTGGGCATCGACCTGTTCGCCGGTCCGACGGAGATCCTCATCGTCGCCGACGAGACGGCAGACCCGTTCACCGTCGCCGTCGACCTGCTGTCCCAGGCAGAGCACGGCCCGGATTCCCCGGCCGTCCTGGTGACGACGTCGGACAGCCTCGGTCGCAAGGTCATGGAGCTGGTCGAGAAGATCCTGCCCGGTATGTCGACGGAGGACTTCGCCGCCCCTGCCTGGCGCGACCATGGCCAGGTCGTGGTCTGCGACGATCTCGACGAGGCTTGGTCGGTCGCAGACTCCATGGCCTTCGAACACGTCCAGGTGTTCACCGCAGAGCCCCGGGAGGCGCTTGACCGCATGTCGAACTACGGTGCGCTGTTCCTCGGCGAGGAGACGTGCGTCTCCTACGGGGACAAGGTCATCGGGACCAACCACGTCCTGCCGACCCTCGGCGCGTCCCGCTACACGGGAGGCCTCTGGGTCGGCAAGTATCTGAAGACGGCCACCTATCAGAGGATCACCGACACCGGCAGCAGCGCAGAACTGGGCAGAGTGTGCGGCCGCGCGGCGCGCGTCGAGCTGTTCGAAGGTCATGCACGATCCGGTGACGTGCGGGCCTGGCGCTACGCCGGCGAGACCTTCGACTGGATCGACGAGGTCCTGGACAAGGAGGTCACCGCATGA
- a CDS encoding SDR family NAD(P)-dependent oxidoreductase: MSALTGRTALVTGGGTGLGAAIATALVQEGCRVVVVGRREAPLRALTDELGAPAHAETCDVSDPDSVTSLAARLSDEDISIVINNAGVAGPVSPLVDVSPEEWDDVFGVNVRGTFLICRAFLPGMIRRGSGDIINIASVSGKRPLTARTPYCASKMAVIGLTSTLAFEVGEHGISVNSLSPGPVESARMERNFRLEAERTGTDPETARVAFAGRSALGRLVDPDEVARSVVAMLGMPGMTGADVDLSAGMVA, encoded by the coding sequence ATGAGCGCGCTGACGGGCCGCACAGCCCTGGTGACCGGCGGCGGCACCGGCCTCGGAGCCGCCATCGCGACGGCACTGGTCCAGGAGGGCTGCCGCGTGGTGGTCGTCGGCCGACGCGAGGCTCCGCTGCGGGCCCTCACCGACGAGCTCGGAGCACCGGCGCATGCAGAGACCTGCGACGTCAGCGATCCCGACAGCGTGACGAGTCTGGCTGCACGTCTCAGCGACGAGGACATCTCCATCGTCATCAACAACGCCGGCGTCGCAGGCCCGGTCTCCCCGCTGGTCGATGTCTCCCCCGAGGAGTGGGATGACGTCTTCGGAGTCAATGTCCGCGGCACGTTCCTGATCTGCCGCGCCTTCCTGCCGGGGATGATCCGCCGCGGTTCGGGGGACATCATCAACATCGCCTCGGTCTCCGGCAAGCGGCCGCTGACCGCTCGGACTCCCTATTGCGCCTCCAAGATGGCGGTCATCGGGCTGACCTCGACGCTGGCGTTCGAAGTCGGTGAGCATGGCATCTCGGTCAACTCCCTCTCACCGGGCCCGGTGGAGAGCGCACGCATGGAACGCAACTTCCGCCTGGAGGCCGAACGGACAGGCACCGACCCGGAGACGGCGCGCGTCGCCTTCGCGGGTCGCTCCGCGCTGGGCCGGCTCGTCGACCCTGACGAAGTGGCCCGATCCGTCGTGGCGATGCTGGGGATGCCCGGGATGACCGGGGCAGACGTCGACCTCTCTGCTGGGATGGTGGCATGA
- a CDS encoding HpcH/HpaI aldolase family protein — protein sequence MMSAPKRQLRRRLSDGEQVTGCLLRMPAEETVEMLGVAGFDFVLIDCEHGPADVTALRQHIALAQLHGMAPLVRVGLHEHQLILRALDQGAEGIVAPHIDTASDADELVDAVHYPPLGHRGFATYSRAGRFGTVSADEHHARSRQETLVIAMLESPEAAGNAGEILRRPGVDGCLIGTADLRASLDSGSLTFAEALALIRRQSWDAGSFRADLASSRTDAEKALDDGAQLVVYNLAHIMMDLFGTLRGS from the coding sequence ATGATGTCCGCACCGAAGCGTCAGCTCAGACGACGGCTCTCCGACGGCGAGCAGGTGACCGGGTGCCTGCTGAGGATGCCGGCCGAGGAGACGGTGGAGATGCTCGGCGTCGCCGGATTCGACTTTGTGCTCATCGACTGTGAGCACGGCCCGGCCGACGTCACCGCGCTGCGACAGCACATCGCCCTGGCTCAGCTGCACGGCATGGCACCTCTGGTGCGGGTCGGGCTCCATGAGCATCAGCTCATCCTGCGTGCCCTGGACCAGGGTGCCGAAGGCATCGTGGCCCCGCACATCGACACAGCCTCCGATGCGGATGAGCTCGTCGACGCCGTGCACTACCCCCCGCTGGGCCACCGAGGCTTCGCGACCTACTCACGGGCGGGCCGATTCGGCACCGTCTCGGCCGACGAACACCACGCACGATCACGGCAGGAGACCTTGGTCATCGCGATGCTGGAGTCCCCGGAAGCCGCGGGGAACGCGGGAGAGATCCTCAGGCGCCCCGGGGTGGACGGCTGCCTGATCGGCACCGCGGATCTGCGGGCGTCCCTCGACTCCGGCAGCCTCACCTTCGCCGAGGCCTTGGCGCTGATCCGGCGTCAGTCCTGGGATGCAGGAAGCTTCAGAGCCGATCTGGCCTCCTCGCGCACGGATGCGGAGAAGGCACTGGACGACGGCGCCCAGCTCGTCGTCTACAACCTGGCCCACATCATGATGGACCTCTTCGGCACGCTCAGGGGATCCTGA
- a CDS encoding alpha/beta hydrolase — protein sequence MRDVQPSEGPVVFLPGMNCSSRMWEPVIARLEAQGVTRELRSESLTGSSIEDCVDGLLERLPDRFAPAGLSLGGIVAMAMVRTAPWRVSRLCLMATNPCAPTPGQLRSWQALRERLTAGASSRQLQEELLPALLAPDTRDALEAMVLDMADEVGDADLASQLMMQSTRVDERAALAKVSVPTMIVAGGRDALCPVATHREMESLVPGSRLTVLPERGHLLTLEDPQGVVAGVESWLRT from the coding sequence GTGAGGGATGTGCAGCCGTCCGAGGGGCCGGTGGTGTTCCTGCCGGGGATGAACTGCTCATCCCGGATGTGGGAACCGGTCATCGCCAGACTCGAAGCGCAGGGAGTCACGAGAGAGCTTCGCAGCGAGTCGCTGACCGGTTCCAGCATCGAGGACTGTGTGGACGGCCTGCTGGAGAGGCTGCCCGATCGATTCGCTCCCGCGGGGCTGAGTCTCGGCGGGATCGTGGCGATGGCCATGGTTCGCACCGCGCCCTGGCGCGTGTCGCGTCTGTGTCTGATGGCGACCAATCCCTGTGCACCGACGCCGGGCCAGCTCAGGAGCTGGCAGGCACTGAGGGAGCGGCTGACGGCAGGCGCGTCGTCGCGGCAGCTCCAGGAGGAGCTGCTGCCGGCGCTCCTGGCTCCGGACACGCGCGACGCTCTGGAGGCGATGGTCCTGGACATGGCGGACGAGGTCGGGGACGCCGATCTGGCCAGCCAGCTGATGATGCAGTCCACTCGCGTCGATGAGCGCGCCGCCCTTGCCAAGGTCAGCGTCCCGACGATGATCGTCGCCGGGGGCAGGGACGCGCTGTGTCCCGTCGCCACGCACCGGGAGATGGAGTCGCTGGTGCCTGGCTCGCGCCTGACCGTGCTGCCGGAGAGAGGGCACCTGTTGACCCTGGAGGATCCGCAGGGGGTCGTCGCCGGCGTCGAGAGCTGGTTGCGGACCTGA
- a CDS encoding carbohydrate ABC transporter permease, which yields MHDTTLALSAALVAINQPFSIWLLRNFFVRLPEEVDEAAMIDGCTRFQALRRVIIPMMGPGILTAGVFMFLFAFQEYLTPLILTDSQAMTVPLFIASQLGQTLPMLQQVGAASILLTLLVVLFAFVAQKYLVAGLSEGAGK from the coding sequence ATCCACGACACGACCTTGGCGCTCTCGGCGGCCCTGGTGGCGATCAACCAGCCATTCAGCATCTGGCTGCTGAGAAACTTCTTCGTGAGGCTTCCGGAGGAGGTGGATGAGGCCGCCATGATCGATGGGTGCACCCGCTTCCAAGCCCTGCGGAGGGTCATCATCCCCATGATGGGACCGGGAATCCTCACGGCAGGGGTCTTCATGTTCCTCTTCGCTTTCCAGGAGTACCTGACACCGCTGATCCTGACGGATTCCCAGGCCATGACGGTTCCGCTGTTCATCGCCTCGCAGCTGGGCCAGACCCTGCCCATGCTGCAGCAGGTCGGAGCGGCGTCCATCCTTCTGACCCTGCTGGTCGTCCTGTTCGCGTTCGTCGCCCAGAAGTACCTGGTGGCAGGCCTCTCAGAAGGGGCTGGCAAGTAG
- a CDS encoding carbohydrate ABC transporter permease encodes MTGTAEMIVRGKSRVSRQRSAGHRRSATPMMSGLFLAGVCLAMLAPFIWTILSVTKPTNVAFVSPPVMTYEPTLEAFVDLWQATNFYQYLLNTFGVAVISTIVALVIGLPAAYALARAPGYVSAILLIIALVFRALPRLAVVLPMYELSR; translated from the coding sequence ATGACGGGCACAGCAGAGATGATCGTCAGGGGGAAGTCCAGAGTCTCCAGGCAGCGGAGTGCCGGGCACCGACGCAGCGCGACGCCGATGATGAGCGGACTCTTCCTCGCCGGCGTCTGTCTGGCGATGTTGGCGCCGTTCATCTGGACGATCCTGTCAGTGACGAAGCCGACGAACGTCGCTTTCGTCAGCCCGCCTGTCATGACCTACGAACCGACGCTGGAAGCGTTCGTCGATCTGTGGCAGGCGACCAACTTCTATCAGTACCTGCTCAACACCTTCGGCGTCGCGGTGATCAGCACGATCGTGGCCCTGGTCATCGGGCTGCCGGCAGCCTACGCCCTGGCGAGAGCGCCCGGGTACGTCTCGGCGATCCTGCTCATCATCGCGCTCGTCTTCCGGGCTCTGCCTCGTCTGGCCGTGGTCCTGCCCATGTACGAGCTGTCCCGATAG
- a CDS encoding carbohydrate ABC transporter permease has protein sequence MSRREYWILILPSLLVMFGLLLVPMYRTVEWSLKDVNYGEPGTFVGLDNYMLALTDPRFAASVVFTVGLTLIVMLVVIVLGYILAVLVNNLGRMRPLVLGILLISYVIPNVVGATMFSWLFDTNFGGVANLILGWFGQDDLLWFTDRWPNRIMIALNVIWAMLPFSMLILLAGLQGVPQEIIEAAKIDGAGTLGKHFHVILPSIRGMVGFVAIISIMDVLRVFDNLIPLAPNAILNGNESIALYTYNMAFQDGGQQLGLGSVINVLTIVIMLIMLIPFLRNTIKEARSL, from the coding sequence ATGAGTAGACGCGAATACTGGATTCTGATCTTGCCGAGCCTGTTGGTGATGTTCGGTCTCCTGCTCGTACCGATGTATCGGACGGTCGAGTGGAGCCTGAAAGACGTCAACTACGGGGAGCCTGGGACGTTCGTCGGTCTGGACAACTACATGCTGGCACTCACGGATCCGCGATTCGCGGCATCTGTGGTGTTCACCGTGGGTCTCACGCTGATCGTCATGCTCGTCGTCATCGTCCTCGGCTACATCCTGGCTGTGCTCGTGAACAACCTCGGTCGCATGAGGCCCCTGGTCCTGGGGATCCTCCTCATCTCCTACGTGATTCCCAACGTCGTGGGCGCCACGATGTTCTCGTGGCTCTTCGACACCAACTTCGGAGGTGTGGCGAACCTGATCCTCGGATGGTTCGGCCAGGACGATCTCCTGTGGTTCACGGACAGGTGGCCCAACCGGATCATGATCGCTCTGAACGTCATCTGGGCGATGCTTCCCTTCTCCATGCTGATCCTTCTGGCGGGTCTCCAAGGTGTCCCACAGGAGATCATCGAGGCGGCGAAGATCGACGGGGCAGGCACCCTCGGAAAGCATTTCCACGTGATTCTGCCCAGCATCAGAGGGATGGTCGGGTTCGTCGCCATCATTTCCATCATGGATGTCCTGAGAGTCTTCGACAATCTGATACCGCTGGCTCCGAACGCCATTCTCAACGGCAATGAATCAATTGCCCTGTACACCTACAACATGGCTTTCCAAGACGGTGGCCAGCAGCTGGGACTGGGGAGCGTCATCAATGTGCTGACGATCGTGATCATGCTCATCATGCTCATCCCCTTCCTTCGCAACACGATCAAGGAGGCGAGGAGCCTATGA
- a CDS encoding ABC transporter substrate-binding protein has translation MFHRSSTKAAVAASIGATMLVSGCGAGSRSADQTAPEVACDFEAPSSPTTVNVLAYNSSAIDPFTNALVANCSKDDVSVVHEPVDFAGQVQRTTTTLAGSSGTYDIIETYGMIIPENAETERLIPLDDLVEQHSAQYGLDELNPQMIEAMSYEGSLYALPMQAQVFVMAYRTDIFDDLGLEPPTTFDELGDVAQEIQDQGEMSYPLALPLHTSSDLLTAYDSALGSLGVDLVDHEAQTPNFDQPEAIQAFEALLELRPFLDPQVTTFDQPAVQQQMYNGSAAISIMFSGRMNDLVQEGNSQYFDDIGFAAPPVVGDGEYQYSALSVDGWSIPANTDVDDELLFHMIASSVGEDSSEAAIPDAYPAREGIVTEENSPYADAANDAIGSAPPVEPHPYIPRVGNAILPIIAQVFNGDLTPEDGAERMQDDAQDVLDAE, from the coding sequence ATGTTCCACCGATCATCGACGAAGGCCGCCGTGGCGGCAAGCATCGGAGCCACGATGCTGGTCAGCGGATGCGGAGCAGGTTCGCGGAGCGCGGACCAGACCGCTCCGGAGGTCGCATGCGACTTCGAGGCGCCGTCCTCCCCGACGACGGTCAACGTCCTGGCGTACAACTCATCCGCCATCGATCCCTTCACGAACGCACTGGTCGCCAACTGTTCCAAGGATGACGTCTCGGTCGTCCACGAGCCGGTGGACTTCGCCGGTCAGGTCCAGCGGACCACCACCACCCTCGCCGGTTCCAGCGGGACGTACGACATCATCGAGACCTACGGCATGATCATTCCGGAGAACGCCGAGACGGAACGGCTCATCCCCCTGGACGACCTGGTGGAACAGCATAGCGCGCAGTATGGACTGGACGAGCTGAACCCGCAGATGATCGAGGCGATGAGCTACGAGGGGTCGCTGTACGCCCTTCCCATGCAGGCTCAGGTGTTCGTGATGGCGTACCGCACCGATATCTTCGACGACCTCGGCCTGGAGCCCCCCACGACGTTCGACGAGCTCGGCGACGTGGCCCAGGAGATCCAGGACCAGGGGGAGATGTCCTACCCGCTCGCGCTGCCTCTGCACACCAGCTCGGATCTGCTGACGGCCTATGACTCGGCACTGGGATCTCTGGGCGTGGACCTGGTCGACCATGAGGCCCAGACGCCCAACTTCGACCAGCCCGAGGCCATCCAGGCCTTTGAGGCGCTGCTCGAGCTCCGGCCCTTCCTGGACCCACAGGTGACGACATTCGATCAGCCTGCCGTCCAGCAGCAGATGTACAACGGGTCGGCAGCCATCTCCATCATGTTCTCTGGCCGGATGAACGATCTGGTGCAGGAAGGCAACAGCCAGTACTTCGATGACATCGGCTTCGCGGCCCCTCCCGTCGTCGGTGACGGCGAGTATCAGTACAGCGCCCTCTCTGTGGACGGCTGGTCGATCCCGGCCAACACGGATGTCGACGACGAGCTGCTGTTCCACATGATCGCGTCGTCCGTGGGCGAAGACTCCTCAGAAGCAGCGATCCCGGACGCCTACCCGGCACGAGAGGGCATCGTCACCGAGGAGAACAGCCCGTATGCCGATGCGGCGAATGATGCGATCGGCTCTGCGCCGCCAGTGGAGCCGCACCCGTACATCCCCCGCGTCGGCAACGCCATCCTGCCGATCATCGCGCAGGTGTTCAACGGCGACCTCACTCCTGAGGATGGTGCGGAGCGGATGCAGGACGATGCTCAGGACGTGCTGGATGCCGAGTGA